A section of the Micromonas commoda chromosome 14, complete sequence genome encodes:
- a CDS encoding predicted protein encodes MREFRDALPIASLRDELLRSLRSRDAAVVCGETGSGKTTQVPQYLLDDAIDAGVGAGCRVICTQPRRVAALTVAERVAKERCERNGVGGSGSLVGHHVRLDAAVTRDTRLVFMTAGVLLRKMHGDPLLTEASHVVLDEIHERSLDGDFLLALLRTLPRRRRERGMPPLKLVVMSATLDADLFRGYLGDCSVVSAPGRTHPVAVTHLEDVHDALAYVLDEDSRCCRRPAGEGRHDSNPDYDPTRYERCSDLTRRNLSRLDESVIDYDLVERLLVHADESEGSGAFLVFLPGVGEVTNLCERLGSHPSFASRRGTHRIVPLHSRCTPAEQREAFKVPPRGVRKIVVATNVAETSVTIPDVVVVVDTGRVKERQWDPRRGMASLEEGWVSRAAARQRAGRAGRVRPGKCFALYTSHRHEEKMRSHQVPEMHRVPLTEIVLQIKKLRVGASAEGFLAGSIEPPNPAAVDAAVATLREVGAIWSVPREKGRPDEGELTPLGHHLATLPVDCRVAKMLVYAAVLSCLSPALTIAACLSYKSPFAS; translated from the exons ATGCGCGAGttccgcgacgccctgcCCATCGCCTCGCTCAGggacgagctccttcgcTCTTTGCGATCGCGGGACGCGGCTGTGGTGTGCGGAGAGACTGGGAGCGGTAAGACGACCCAGGTGCCCCAGTACCTCCTCGAtgacgccatcgacgccggggtcggcgccgggtgCCGCGTCATCTGCACCCAGCccaggcgcgtcgccgcgctcaccgtcgccgagcgcgtcgccaagGAACGGTGCGAGCGgaacggcgtcgggggcagCGGGAGCCTCGTGGGCCACCACGTccggctcgacgcggcggtgacgagggaCACCCGGCTGGTGTTTATGACGGCGGGGGTGTTGCTTCGCAAGATGCACGGCGACCCGCTCCTGACGGAGGCGTCGCACGTCGTGCTCGACGAGATTCACGAGCGCTCGCTCGACGGTGACTTCCTTCTCGCGCTCCTCAGGACGttgccgcggcgccgccgcgagcgcgggatgCCGCCGCTGAAGCTGGTGGTGATGTCCGCGACGTTGGACGCAGATTTGTTCCGGGGGTACCTTGGCGATTGTTCCGTCGTCTCGGCGCCCGGACGCACGCACCCGGTCGCCGTGACGcacctcgaggacgtccacgacgccctcgcctaCGTTCTCGACGAGGACTCGCGGTGCTGCCGACGCCCCGCCGGGGAGGGTCGGCACGATTCC aaCCCGGATTACGACCCTACGCGGTACGAACGTTGCTCCGACCTGACCAGGCGCAACTTGTCGCGGCTCGACGAGTCGGTCATCGACTACGACCTCGTGGAGCGGCTGCTGGTACACGCGGACGAGTCGGAGGGGTCCGGGGCGTTTCTCGTTTTTCTACCCGGCGTGGGCGAGGTGACGAACCTTtgcgagcgcctcggctcgcacccgtcgttcgcgtccagGCGCGGGACACACAGGATCGTGCCCCTGCACTCGCGGTGCACGcccgcggagcagcgcgaggcgttcaaggttcccccgcgcggcgttcgcaaAATCGTCGTGGCGACCAACGTGGCGGAGACGTCGGTGACGATcccggacgtcgtcgtcgtcgtcgacaccGGGCGCGTGAAGGAGCGCCAGTGGGACCCGCGGCGTGGTATGGCGAGCCTGGAGGAGGGGTGGGtatcgcgcgccgccgcgaggcagcgcgcgggccgcgcggggcgggtcAGGCCCGGAAAGTGCTTCGCGCTGTACACCTCCCACCGCCACGAGGAAAAGATGCGAAGCCACCAGGTCCCGGAGATGCACCGCGTCCCGCTGACCGAGATTGTCCTGCAGATCAAGAAGCTTCGCGTCggagcgagcgcggagggGTTCCTGGCGGGGTCGATCGAGCCCCCGAACCcggccgccgtggacgccgccgtcgcgacgctgcgcgaggttggcgccaTATGGTCGGTCCCTCGAGAAAAGGGTAGgcccgacgagggcgagctcACGCCGCTGGGCCACCACCTGGCGACGCTGCCCGTGGACTGCAGGGTGGCCAAGATGCTGGTctacgccgcggtgctctcgTGCCTCTCACCGGCGCTCACGATAGCCGCGTGCCTCTCCTACAAGTCTCCGTTCGCGAGC